The DNA segment AATGCCCGTTTGTTTTAATTTATCAAGGGTTTCTTGAATGGTTTCAAATAAAACATCAAGCTGCTTCGCGCCTGTTCCTCCATAAACAGTAACCACCCCACTATCCTGATAAGCAGAATGATAAGAGAATACTGAGTACGCCAAGCCTCTTTGCTCACGAACTTCTTGAAATAGTCTGGAACTCATACTACCGCCCAAAATATTATTTAAGGTAATTAAGCTATAGATATCCTCATGACCAACCTTCAATCCTTCAAATCCAATACATAAATGAGCCTGTTCCGTTTCCTTCTTGCGTGACAAACGATTAGCATGGAAAGTAGGAAGATTTTCAGGTGTTTCCTTTGACCCACCCTGGTAAGATCCAAAATAATTTTCAACCTCTTTAATAAAGGATTCCGATATATTCCCAGCTATTGAGATGACCACATTTTCAGGAGTATATCGTTCATGGATGTACTCCTTCAGGGAATCTCCTGTAAATGTATTTAGTGTTTCCTCAGTCCCTAAAATTGGATAACCAAGTGGATGGTTTTCATAAACGGCTCTACTTAGTAAATCATGAACAATATCATCCGGTGTATCTTCATACATTTTAATTTCTTCGAGGACTACATTCTTTTCCTTTTTCAATTCTTCTTCCACAAAAGTAGAATTAAAGAACATATCAGCTAAAACATCTAACGCATACTTGGAATGTGTATCCAAAACCTTTGCATAATAGCAAGTATACTCCTTAGAGGTAAAAGCGTTAACTTGACCGCCAATGCTGTCAAAGGATTCAGCTATTTCCTTTGCTGAACGTGTCGTTGTCCCTTTAAAAAACATATGCTCTAAGAAATGTGAAATTCCATTTGTCTGTGGATCTTCATTTCTTGAACCAGTTCCAATCCATACACCAATTGCGACAGACCTTACAGTTGGTATATTTTCTAATACAATTCTTACTCCATTTTGGCAAGTGTACTTATTAATCATCGACTTCCTCCTGTCATTAAACAGCAGATACTACTACTCCAATTATTTATTATACGTTTTTATAGATATTTTCTCCAATTTTCTGATAGATTCTCACAAATTATTTTATCAACCTTTCCTCACTCATTAATTCTGAGACCGTACCGATCTCTAAATCCTTTTTCTCGATAAGAGTAATGAGCCTGTCAAGTGATTTTGCGGTTGATTCTGTTGGATGCATGAGAACCATGGAACCCTTATCAATTTTAGACATCACTCGATTAATTAAGACATCAGGTGATGGTTTTTGCCAATCAACGGTATCAACCGTCCACATAACCGTTAACATATTCAGTTCATCTGCTATTTTTATCGTCTCATCCCGATAGCTGCCACTTGGAGGTGCAAACCAAACTGGCTTTTCTCCTGTAGCCGCTTCAATAATGTTGTTCGTCTTTAGTATTTGTTCTCTTGTCTGAGCTGCAGTAAGCTTTTGCATATCTGGATGAGAATAGGAATGATTACCTACTTCATGCCCAGCGCTTACGATCATTTTTGCAACATCTGGGTTTCTTTTAACCCAGTTTCCTTCAAGGAAAAAGCTAACGGATACATTGTGTCTTTTTAATGTTGCTAGCATTTCAGGTAAATATTCATTTCCCCAAGCCACATTAATAATAAAGGATACCATAGGTTTGTCTGAATGCCCTTTATAAATTGGGGTTGGTGGTAAATCCTTTAGATGAATTTTTGGTTTCACTTGGGTATATTCTAATTTCTTTTCATCAAAGACGCCTTTACTTTTCATGTTTTTATATGAAGCGCCAATATTTACCTTAAGGCCATTATATCCTGGAATAGCCTTCCAAACCCTGTCAACCTTGGCATCAGAAGGTGGTATTTCATATGTAGAAGCGTTTTTTATTATACTCTGATATAGGGGATCTGACTGTTTCGCTGCCGGAAGCGCCGAATCCCTTAAAGAGGATACATAATTGTTCACAACTGGATTATTTACTGAAATCCATGCACTCAAACAAATAATTAAAAATATGCTGACCTTTTTCATTTACCTTTCCCCCTTCCATAAAGATTATGTATAGGGGGGACAAGGTAGAACATGTAAAACTCCTTGCTTATAAAAGAAAAGCTCTGTTAAACTTGTCTGTTGATCTCCGCTCCAGGTGCTTCGCTTTCCGTGTGCGTTTCGGCGAGCCTCCTCGGCGCTTGCGCCTGCGGGGTCTCCCCTGAACCGTACTCCCACAGGAGTCTTCGCACCTTCCGCTCCAATCAACAGGGTATAAAAATCAACAATGTTCATTAACACAAGCATAAGAAAGAGTCAGGGAAGCCCCTGACTCTTATAAATTAATCACAGCCTTGATTTAGCCTGAGTTTCTTTATTAATTATTCTTTATTCTCAGCCTTTTCCCGCTGCTCTTTTAACACGGCTTTTCGAGACAAGTTGACTCTGCCTTGTTTGTCGATTTCGGTTACTTTAACTAAAAGCTCATCTCCGATTTTAAGAACATCCTCGACTTTTCCTACCCGCTCTTCAGCCAGTTCGGAAATATGAACAAGACCATCTTTTCCTGCAAAAATTTCAAGGAAAGCACCGAATTTTTCAATTCGCTTAACCTTACCGAGGTATAATTCACCAACTTGAACTTCTCGAACGATATCTTCGATGATTTTTTTCGCTTTTTGATTCATTGCTTGATCGGTCGAAGCAATAAATACCGTTCCATCCTGCTCGATATCGATCTTAACGCCAGTTTCTTCAATAATCTTATTGATCTGTTTACCACTAGGCCCAATCACATCGCGAATCTTATCAGGATTGATAGTCATTGTTAAAATCTTAGGTGCAAATTGGGAAAGCTCTGTTCTTGGCTCTGTAATGGTAGCTAACATCGAATCCAAGATGTGCATTCTTCCTATTTTTGCTTGTTGCAATGCTTCCTCTAAAATGTCGCGAGAAAGACCTTCAATCTTAATATCCATTTGAAGTGCGGTTACCCCTTTAGAGGTACCTGCAACTTTAAAATCCATATCTCCAAGGTGATCTTCCATCCCTTGAATGTCAGATAGAACTGTATAATACTCTCCTGATTTGACAAGACCCATTGCAATTCCTGCTACAGGCGCTTTAATAGGAACACCAGCATCCATCATCGCTAAAGTAGAAGCACAAATACTAGCCTGGGAAGTAGAACCATTAGATTCAAGCACTTCAGATACAAGGCGAATTGTATAAGGGAAATCTTTTTCAGACGGTATAATAGGCTCGAGCGCACGTTCACCAAGTGCACCATGTCCAATTTCACGTCGACCCGGTCCACGAATTGGACCTGTTTCCCCAACACTAAAGGATGGGAAGTTATAATGGTGCATAAAGCGTTTTTCTTCCTCAATTCCTAAACCATCGAGAATCTGTACATCACCCATTGCTCCTAGTGTACAAATACTTAAAGCTTGAGTTTGTCCACGTGTAAACAATCCTGAACCGTGAGTACGAGGTAAAATACCTACCTGTGATGACAATGGGCGGATTTCATCGATTTTGCGACCGTCTGGACGTACTTTTTCTACAGTAATTAGGCGGCGTACTTCACCTTTAACGATCTTGTCCAAGATTTGCTTCACTTGTTTTAAATCTTCAGCTGTTGCTTCTTGTTCCTCATATTTAGCAATCACTTGATTTTTTATTTCTTTAATCGCATCTTCACGTGCATGCTTTTCTTGAACTTGAATTGCTTTAAGCATATCAGCTTCACAAATTTCTCTTACTTCTGCTTCAAGTTCTTTATCAATTTCATAAAGATTGATTTCTCTTTTTGGCTTACCAATTTCTGCAACAATTTTTTCTTGGAATTCAATTAATTGTTTAATATGGTCATGACCAAACATAATTGCCTCAAGCATCGTTTCTTCAGGCACTTCAAGTGCACCTGCCTCAACCATGTTAATGGCATCCTTCGTACCAGCAACCGTTAAGTGAATATCACTTTTTTCAGCTTGTTCAACCGTTGGATTGATGACAAACTCATTATTTACTCGGCCTACAATTACACCCGCAATTGGTCCTTCAAACGGAATATCAGAAGTACTAAGTGCTAGTGATGACCCAAACATTGCAGCCATTTCGGAAGAACAGTTTTGATCCACACTCATGACAATACTGATTACCTGCACATCGTTACGGAAGCCATCAGCAAAAAGTGGACGGATAGGTCTATCAATTAGACGGCTGGCAAGTATTGCTTTTTCACTTGGACGACCTTCACGTTTAATAAATCCACCTGGAATTTTACCAACTGCATATAAACGTTCTTCATAGTTTACTGTTAATGGAAAGAAATCGAGATTTTTTGGCTCTTTTGAAGCAGTAGCTGTACTTAATACAGCTGTATCTCCATAGCGGACCATTACAGCTCCATTAGCCTGTTTAGCTAACTGTCCAATTTCCACGGTTAAATTACGTCCTGCCCAATCCATAGAATATACATGTTTCGTTTGTTCCATATTTGTACCCCTCTCTATCTAAATCACTTTAGGAGGATAATGCGAGGATACTTCCTCGCTGAAATCCTCTTTCTAAATCTTCCTAATATAAAAAAAGCCATAAATGCTTATGTTATTAATTTCAAATTAGTATTAGTATGCACATAAAAGTCTTGACTTAAAATTATGTATAAAAATTTCTTTACTACTTTAATTTTTGCCTTTTTAGGCTAATAAAAAAGCGGGATAAATCCCGCTTCTGTAGACTAACGACGTAGACCAAGCTTATTGATTAACACACGGTAACGTTGAACGTCTTTGTTACGTAGGAATGTTAAAAGATTACGACGTTTACCAACCATTTTCAAAAGACCGCGACGTGAGTGGTGATCTTTCTTGTGAGTACGTAAGTGCTCGTTCAAGTTATTGATTGATTCAGTAAGGACAGCGATTTGAACTTCTGCAGATCCAGTGTCGCTCTCATGAGTTTTATACTCATTGATAAGTTCATTTTTACGTTCTTGAGTGATTGCCATCCAGGTTCACCTCCTAATTTTTCTATCCCCAGTTACCGAGCAAGCGTCGGTGACTCGACTTGCCAAGCAAAGGTTGTTTTTAATACGTATATAAGAATACATCTTTTTACGTCAAAAAGCAAGTCGAAACCTTATTTAAATGTAAGAAAAACTTTGATAAAAGCGGCTTTAGCAGGAAGATTGTCGATTCTTTTCAAAATAATCTATTGCCTTTTGCTTATCTCTTTCTATCTGACTAACCAATTCTTCAATTCCGGAGAACTTCTGTTCTTTGCGCAAGAACAGATGCCATTCGACTACCACTTCTTCTCCATAAATCTCTTGTTCAAATTCAAATATGTGAACTTCTACAGTTAGCTTTAATGTTTCTTTATTAAAGGTTGGTTTATAGCCAACATTACAAACACCATTATACCAATGATCCTTTACCTTCATTTTTACAGCATATACCCCCAACGGAGGGATCATATACTCTTCATTCAGGTCTATATTTGCTGTCGGGAAACCTATCGTTCTCCCACGCTTGTCCCCGTGAATGACAGTGCCCAATGTCCTATAATATCTGCCAAGAAGATCAGGAAGTTCATTTACTTTTGCTTCGTTAAGCAAGTGACGAATTCTTGTAGAACTAACCTTTTCCTCACCTTGAGCTAACTTTGGGACAACAGAGTAAGAAAATTGATCCCTAGAATGGAAAGGCAGTGTTTCCATCGTTCCTTTTCCCATCCGCCCATAAGAATAATCAAAGCCAGCTACTACATGCTTCACATTCAGACCTATCACATATTGATCAATGAACTCCTGTGGGAGTAAGTTAGCAAACTCAGGTGTAAAATGAACAATAAATAAATAATCTATACCTAACTCTTCAATTATCTTTATCTTATCTGATAAGGGCGTAATATATTGTACGTGCTTTTTGCTCTTTCCCAATACAACAGAGGGATGCGGATCAAAAGTCATTACTGCACTTCGGAAATCTTGTTCTTCTGCTTGTTTTTTTGCCTCTAGGATTACTTGTTGATGTCCCATATGAACGCCATCAAAATAGCCCAAGGCCATTGCTAAAGGCGGAAAATCGTTTCTATCTAATTTATGTGGAAAATTAAGTCTTTTGACTTCCAAATGAAACTCACCTTTTCTATACCGAAACCTTATTATTCATTTCGCAATACTTTTACTGGTTTAAGCAGGTCTGGCTTGCTTGGATGTTTTGCGTAAATGGCGAGAGCCAGTCCTTCTGCTGTTTCAGCGATAATCGGTCCGTTAGTTGTTTTTAAGTGTTCTGGTATTGGTAACACCGCACCATTTTTCACTTTCTCTGCTACTTTATCATTAATCTGTAATTTCGGCAAATAAGAAAGTGCTGATTCTAATGGTCGTAAAACAGTAGAAATTTCACCAGTTTCCATCAGTTTTTCTACTTCCTCAAAGGTCAGACAATCCTCTAATGTGAAGGCTGCCGACTGGATTCTTATTAGTTTGGACATGTGTGCAGGGTACCCTAGTTTCTCCCCAATCATTACAGCTAATGTTCGTATATAGGTCCCTTTACTGCAACTGACCCTAAAACGGAATCGAATCGTTTCTCCTGAAAATTCTGTCCGATCATCCAGTAATTCAATTGAATAGATGGTTACCCTCCTAGTGGGGCGCTCTACTTCAATGCCTTTTCGAGCATACTCGTACAGCCGAACCCCTCCCACCTTCACTGCTGAAAACATCGGTGGGGTTTGCTCAATTTCTCCCGTCAACGAATCAAGGACTTTTTGAATTTCTTCGCGTAGAAGGGTTCGATCAACATCTTTCTTTTCAACCACTTCACCAGATGCATCTTCCGTCGTGGTGGAGAAGCCTATGGTTACTTCACCTTCGTATGCTTTTCCTGCGTCCGTAATATACTCTGCAACCTTTGTTGCTTTTCCAATACAAATAGGGAGGACACCCGTTACATCCGGATCAAGTGTTCCTGTATGTCCGACTTTTTTAGTTTTTAAAATTTTTCTTAGCTTAAATACACAATCATGGGAAGTTAGCCCTGCTGGTTTGAATAACGGTAATATTCCTTCCACCATATTCACTCCGATCTCAGTAATATTCGAAAAAAATGGATAGACGATTGTCTATCCATTTCCACTGTAAATTTCTGCTTATTTTTGAACTTATTCTTCGTCATTCTTTTCCATCGGTTTATCGTCATCCGTATGCAATTGATGTAGAAGGGTATTAATTCGATTACCATAATCGATTGATTCATCCCACTCAAAAATAATTTCAGGTGTTTTACGAAGGCGAATACGGTGGCCAATTTCGGTTCTAATAAAGCCTTTTGCTTTCGCTAAGCCTTTTAATGTATTCTCCTTTTGCTCGTCATCACCTAACACAGAAATAAATACTTTTGCTTGCTGTAAATCTCCTGTAACCTGAACATCAGTAACTGTCACAAAGCCGATCCGAGGATCTTTTATTTTCCGGCCGATGATGTCACTAAGTTCTTTTTTCATTTGCTCTCCAACACGATTTGCTCTGTGGCTCATCATATTCACCTCTTAATTTAAAGCCAATCAATCTCGGTGATTGTTCGTTCTATCTCTGGAAACGAGTCAATAAATTTTAGTGAGTTCTGCAATTCAATCTCTGTAGATACCCGATTAGAGGTAACAACCGCAATGGCAATTTTCGTTCTTTGCCATACATCTTGAAAGTCAACCTCGGCAACGGATACATTAAATTTCTGTTTTAGACGAGATAGAATTCTCTGCAAAACGGCTCGTTTCTCTTTTAATGAATGTGCATCATAGATGATACATTCACATTCGGCAACACCGATGATCATTTACGTTCGATCTCTTCCATTACATAAGCTTCAATGATGTCTCCTTCTTTAACATCATTAAAGTTTTTAATCGTGACACCACATTCATAACCTTTAGCAACCTCTTTAGCATCATCTTTGAAACGTTTTAGCGCATCAATTTGTCCTTCAAAGATAACAACTCCGTTACGAACTAAACGGATTCCGCTATCACGGGTAATTTTACCTTCAGTAACAAATGAACCAGCAATGGTACCAACCTTTGAAACCTTGAAAGTTTGACGAACTTCAGCTTGACCAATAATCTTTTCTTGGAATTCAGGATCAAGCATTCCCTTCATGGCTGCTTCGATTTCTTCAATTACTTTATAAATAATGCGGTGTAGACGAACATCAACCTTTTCAGCTTCCGCAGCACGCTTAGCATTTACATCTGGACGAACGTTAAATCCGATGACAATTGCATTTGAAGCGGCTGCAAGAGTGATATCTGACTCATTAATAGCACCGGCACCACTATGAATAATTTTAATGTTTACGCCTTCTACATTTATTTTTTGCAATGATGCAGCAACGGCTTCAGCAGAACCTTGAACATCTGCTTTTAGGATGATGTTTAAGTCCTTCATTTCACCTTGCTTCAATTGGTCAAATAGTGTTTCAAGACTGACAACGGATTTTTCACCACGTTGAGCTACTAAAGCAGTTTGCTCTCGTGCTTCCCCAACCTGGCGGGCTGTTTTTTCGTCTTCAAATACAACAAAACGATCTCCTGCCTGCGGAACATCATTTAGTCCTGTAATTTCTACTGGAGTAGAAGGACCCGCTTCTTTTACTCGGCGTCCTTTATCATTCACCATCGCACGAACCCGTCCGAATGTAGTTCCAACAACAATCGGATCACCAATTTTTAAAGTACCGTTTTGAACTAATAATGTCGCAACAGATCCACGGCCTTTATCTAATTGTGCCTCGATAACCGTACCAACAGCTTTTCGGTTAGGATTTGCCTTATATTCTTCTACTTCACTTACAAGTAAGATCATTTCAAGAAGAGTGTCAATTCCTTCTCCGGTTTTTGCAGAAAGTGGTACAAAGATAGTATCCCCACCCCATGCTTCAGATACTAATCCATGTTCAGTTAATTCCTGCATAACTCGGTCTGCATTTGCTGCTTCTTTATCCATTTTGTTTACAGCTACAATGATTGGAACTTCAGCAGCCTTTGCATGGTTAATCGCTTCAACTGTTTGTGGCATTACACCATCATCTGCCGCTACCACAAGAATAGTAATGTCAGTAATTTTCGCTCCACGAGCACGCATGGTTGTAAATGCAGCGTGTCCCGGTGTATCAAGGAAAGTAATCTTCTTTCCATTTTCAACTACTTGATAGGCACCAATATGCTGCGTAATTCCGCCAGCTTCACCTTCAGTTACCTTTGTATTACGAATAGAATCAAGAAGGGTTGTTTTACCATGGTCAACGTGACCCATAATCGTTACAACAGAAGGTCTTTCTACTAAGTCTTCAGTTCCATCTTCGGTAAAGTAAACTTCAAGATCAGTTGTGTCAATCTTGATTTCTTCTTCAACCTCTACTCCATATTCCCCAGCAATCAATTCAATAGCATCTTTATCAAGCACTTGGTTAATGGTAGCCATCACACCAAGTAAAAAGAGCTTTTTAATGATTTCTGACGGTTCACGATAGATTTTTTTCGCAAGTTCACCAACAGTGAGTGACTCACTAAAAGTAATTTTAGCAGGAAGCTCTTTTTCTTTTTTCTTCTGAGGCTGTGCTTGCTGAACTGGTGTATGAGTCTTCTTCTTGTTATTATTATTATTACGATTATTACGATTTTGATTATTATTATAAGGCTTAGCCTTTGCTTTATCTGCACTACTGAAGACTTTATTTTCTTTTGATTGAGTTTCTTGGCTCTGTTTTTTGCCTTCAGCCGCTTTTGGAGGAGAGACAACTTTTACCTTCTTAGGAGTAGGAGATTTATCTGCAGCTTCCTCAAACGCTTTAGGTGCATTTTTAGACTGTACTTGCGGTTTTTGACCAGACTGTGCCGGTCTTTGATTTGGACGTTGTTGTTGTTGCTGCTGAGCAGGACGTCCATTTGAGCGTTGTTGCTGCCCGCCGCCCATTTGTTTACTCTGTTGTGTATTGCTTTCTTTTTTGTTGAATGTTGCATCAAGTTTTTTTACGTCTGAATCTTCTATTGTTGCCATATGGTTAGAAACCTCTATATTCATTTCTTTTAATTTTGTAATGATTTCTTTACTTGAAATATTGTGTTTTTTTGCGTATTCATAAACACGGATTTTACTCATATTTTCACCCCCGCTAGATTTAATCGAGCAACGTTACCAGTTTTTTTGCAAATCCTACATCTAAAACAGCTACAACAACGCGTGCTTCCTTGCCAATTGCTTGACCTAGAAGATGACGGTCTTCCACCATTTTCAACGGAACATGATAGGAATTACATTTATCTGTAATTTTTTTAGTCGTATTTGCAGATGCATCCGCGGCTAATAAAACGAGCTTTGCTTTACCGTTTCTAATTTCCTTTAAGGCAAGCTCTTCACCCGATATGATTTTACGCGCTCGATTGGCCAAGCCAACCAATGACATCCATTGATTTTGTTTCATTTGGATTGTCAGTTCTCCTTCTCAATTAGCTCAAGTAGTTCTTCGTATATCGAATCATTTATAGAAACCTCTAAATGGTTAGCTAAAGTATTTTTCTTCTTGGCTAATAGGATAGCTTCTTTGTCTCTTGAAAGGTATGCACCTCTACCGGATTTTTTTCCAGTTAAATCAATGGTTACGTCCCCTTCTTTTGAGCGAACGATGCGAACGAGTTCTTTTTTCGGCTTCATTTCACCGGTTGCCACACATTTGCGCATAGGAACTTTTTTTCTTGTGTTCACGATCATTCACCTCCTAATTAGTCCAAATCATCATCTTCATAATCAAAATCTGTATCCACTTGATCATCAAAAAGTCTAATTGTTTCTTCACGTGGGTAAATTCCAAGCTCACGTGCTTCAGTTTCAGCTTTGATATCAATTTTCCAGCCAGTTAATTTTGCTGCTAGTCGAGCATTTTGACCGCGTTTACCGATTGCTAATGAAAGCTGATAATCAGGTACAACAACTGTGGTAGCTTTTTCATTTTCGTTCACCATAACATCTAGCACTTTTGAAGGGCTTAAAGAATTAGCGACAAAAACAACTGGATCATCAGACCATTTAACGATATCAATTTTTTCACCTTTTAACTCATTAACTACCGCTTGCACCCTTGTTCCTTTTGGTCCAACACAAGAACCAACAGGATCAACCTCAGGATTATCAGAATGAACGGAAATTTTCGAGCGGTCTCCTGCTTCACGGGCAACAGATTTAATTTCAACTGTACCGTCGTAAATTTCAGGAACTTCAATTTCAAATAGACGTTTCAGTAACCCAGGATGAGTTCTAGAAACAAAAATTTGTGGACCCTTAGTAGTTTTTTCTACTTTAGTAATAAAAACTTTGATTCGATCATGCGGTTTGTAACGTTCATTTGGCATTTGCTCATTTAAAGGTAATAGTGCTTCTATTTTACCAAGACTGACATAAATAAATTTAGAATCAAGTCTTTGAACGATACCTGTCATGATGTCTTCTTCACGGTCAATAAATTCAGAATAAATAATACCTCTTTCAGCTTCTCTAACACGCTGAGTTACCACTTGTTTCGCTGTTTGCGCAGCGATTCTTCCGAAGTCTTTTGGAGTTACTTCCATTTCGACAACATCTTCTACCTGGTAATTAGGATTAATATGTTGGGCATCTGCAATAGAAATTTCAAGCCGTGGATCGAATACTTCATCAACCACTTCTTTTCTTGCAAAAACGCGCATAGAACCAGATTGTAAGTTCAAATCAATGCGGACATTTTGTGCCTGATTGAAATTACGACGGTAAGCTGATACCAATGCCGCCTCAATCGCATCAATTAGTATATCTCTGGAAATCCCTTTCTCTCTTTCCAGTATTGTAAGAGCATCTAATAATTCGCTGCTCATTTGCTTGTATCCCCCTACTCATATTCAATTTTTTCATTTATGAAAAAACAACAGCCAGTCTTGCACTTGCTACTTTTTCATATGGAATGTCAATAGACTTTTTACGAGTTTTGATTTTCACTTCAATTTTTATGTGTTGGCCATCAAACTCAAGTAATTTCCCTTCAAAACCTTTTTCTCCATCAATCGGTTCATAAGTTTTAATAAAGACATTTTTACCAATAGCCTTTTCAAAATCTTTTTCTTTTTTCAATGGACGCTCTGCACCCGGAGAGGATACTTCAAGAAAGTAGTTATGGGGAATTGGATCCAATTCGTCGAGTTTTTCACTTAGTCGCTCACTAACTAGACCACAATCCTCAATATCAACTCCTGTGTCCTTATCGATATATACGCGAAGATACCAATTTTTGCCTTCCTTCACATATTCAATATCCACTAATTCTAAGCTAAGTTCTTGAAAAATTGGTGCAGCCAGCTCTTCTACAACTTCCGTTACTTTGCTCATGCTTTACCTCCTTTTCTAAAATATATCACCCATATTCTATGTAGTTCACGGTAAGTTTTATCAAATAACACTAAAAAACATTTGTAAACAAAACCAAGATGCGTACAACTGTTAAGTGTAAGCACCTCGATTACATAACGAAAGAGTGGGTTTCCCCACTCTTGAACACGAGAGTATTTCTTAGTATTTCCAATAAAACTATACCATAACCATTGTTTTTATGCAAACACAACGGAGGTTTATCAGGATTATCCCTATTTAGAACAAAGATAGCTGGTTTTGCTCAGGTAGTGCATTTAGACAACCTTGTTTGTCTAAATATTCAAGAATGGTCTTAGAAACCTTTCCTCGTTGTTGAAGGTCTTCTTTTGATAAGAACTCTCCATCTTGTCTTGCTTTTAGGATATTAAAAGCTGCATTAGTTCCTAACCCAGGAATCGAATTAAATGGTGGAATGAGTGTATTCCCTTCAATAATAAAATCTGATGCATCTGATTTATATAAATCATAATTTTGAAATGAAAATCCTCTTTCTGTCATTTCAAGTGCCAGCTCTAGAACAGTTAGGAGGTTTTTCT comes from the Neobacillus sp. PS2-9 genome and includes:
- the truB gene encoding tRNA pseudouridine(55) synthase TruB; this encodes MEGILPLFKPAGLTSHDCVFKLRKILKTKKVGHTGTLDPDVTGVLPICIGKATKVAEYITDAGKAYEGEVTIGFSTTTEDASGEVVEKKDVDRTLLREEIQKVLDSLTGEIEQTPPMFSAVKVGGVRLYEYARKGIEVERPTRRVTIYSIELLDDRTEFSGETIRFRFRVSCSKGTYIRTLAVMIGEKLGYPAHMSKLIRIQSAAFTLEDCLTFEEVEKLMETGEISTVLRPLESALSYLPKLQINDKVAEKVKNGAVLPIPEHLKTTNGPIIAETAEGLALAIYAKHPSKPDLLKPVKVLRNE
- the pnp gene encoding polyribonucleotide nucleotidyltransferase; this translates as MEQTKHVYSMDWAGRNLTVEIGQLAKQANGAVMVRYGDTAVLSTATASKEPKNLDFFPLTVNYEERLYAVGKIPGGFIKREGRPSEKAILASRLIDRPIRPLFADGFRNDVQVISIVMSVDQNCSSEMAAMFGSSLALSTSDIPFEGPIAGVIVGRVNNEFVINPTVEQAEKSDIHLTVAGTKDAINMVEAGALEVPEETMLEAIMFGHDHIKQLIEFQEKIVAEIGKPKREINLYEIDKELEAEVREICEADMLKAIQVQEKHAREDAIKEIKNQVIAKYEEQEATAEDLKQVKQILDKIVKGEVRRLITVEKVRPDGRKIDEIRPLSSQVGILPRTHGSGLFTRGQTQALSICTLGAMGDVQILDGLGIEEEKRFMHHYNFPSFSVGETGPIRGPGRREIGHGALGERALEPIIPSEKDFPYTIRLVSEVLESNGSTSQASICASTLAMMDAGVPIKAPVAGIAMGLVKSGEYYTVLSDIQGMEDHLGDMDFKVAGTSKGVTALQMDIKIEGLSRDILEEALQQAKIGRMHILDSMLATITEPRTELSQFAPKILTMTINPDKIRDVIGPSGKQINKIIEETGVKIDIEQDGTVFIASTDQAMNQKAKKIIEDIVREVQVGELYLGKVKRIEKFGAFLEIFAGKDGLVHISELAEERVGKVEDVLKIGDELLVKVTEIDKQGRVNLSRKAVLKEQREKAENKE
- a CDS encoding pitrilysin family protein, with the protein product MINKYTCQNGVRIVLENIPTVRSVAIGVWIGTGSRNEDPQTNGISHFLEHMFFKGTTTRSAKEIAESFDSIGGQVNAFTSKEYTCYYAKVLDTHSKYALDVLADMFFNSTFVEEELKKEKNVVLEEIKMYEDTPDDIVHDLLSRAVYENHPLGYPILGTEETLNTFTGDSLKEYIHERYTPENVVISIAGNISESFIKEVENYFGSYQGGSKETPENLPTFHANRLSRKKETEQAHLCIGFEGLKVGHEDIYSLITLNNILGGSMSSRLFQEVREQRGLAYSVFSYHSAYQDSGVVTVYGGTGAKQLDVLFETIQETLDKLKQTGITEKELTNSKEQLKGSLMLSLESTNSRMSRNGKNELLLKRHRSLDEIIEQIDQVTKNSVDDMARAIFTDKYSVTLISPNGEFPTKL
- the rpsO gene encoding 30S ribosomal protein S15; protein product: MAITQERKNELINEYKTHESDTGSAEVQIAVLTESINNLNEHLRTHKKDHHSRRGLLKMVGKRRNLLTFLRNKDVQRYRVLINKLGLRR
- a CDS encoding polysaccharide deacetylase family protein, yielding MKKVSIFLIICLSAWISVNNPVVNNYVSSLRDSALPAAKQSDPLYQSIIKNASTYEIPPSDAKVDRVWKAIPGYNGLKVNIGASYKNMKSKGVFDEKKLEYTQVKPKIHLKDLPPTPIYKGHSDKPMVSFIINVAWGNEYLPEMLATLKRHNVSVSFFLEGNWVKRNPDVAKMIVSAGHEVGNHSYSHPDMQKLTAAQTREQILKTNNIIEAATGEKPVWFAPPSGSYRDETIKIADELNMLTVMWTVDTVDWQKPSPDVLINRVMSKIDKGSMVLMHPTESTAKSLDRLITLIEKKDLEIGTVSELMSEERLIK
- the ribF gene encoding bifunctional riboflavin kinase/FAD synthetase, producing MEVKRLNFPHKLDRNDFPPLAMALGYFDGVHMGHQQVILEAKKQAEEQDFRSAVMTFDPHPSVVLGKSKKHVQYITPLSDKIKIIEELGIDYLFIVHFTPEFANLLPQEFIDQYVIGLNVKHVVAGFDYSYGRMGKGTMETLPFHSRDQFSYSVVPKLAQGEEKVSSTRIRHLLNEAKVNELPDLLGRYYRTLGTVIHGDKRGRTIGFPTANIDLNEEYMIPPLGVYAVKMKVKDHWYNGVCNVGYKPTFNKETLKLTVEVHIFEFEQEIYGEEVVVEWHLFLRKEQKFSGIEELVSQIERDKQKAIDYFEKNRQSSC
- a CDS encoding DUF503 domain-containing protein, whose product is MIIGVAECECIIYDAHSLKEKRAVLQRILSRLKQKFNVSVAEVDFQDVWQRTKIAIAVVTSNRVSTEIELQNSLKFIDSFPEIERTITEIDWL
- the rbfA gene encoding 30S ribosome-binding factor RbfA, coding for MSHRANRVGEQMKKELSDIIGRKIKDPRIGFVTVTDVQVTGDLQQAKVFISVLGDDEQKENTLKGLAKAKGFIRTEIGHRIRLRKTPEIIFEWDESIDYGNRINTLLHQLHTDDDKPMEKNDEE